Below is a window of Deltaproteobacteria bacterium DNA.
CCAGGCTCGGGCCGAGCAGGACGCGCTGCGCGCCGAGGCGGGGCGGCTCGAGGCGGCCCTCCGCCGCGTCGCCAACGAGCTGGCGGAGACACGCACGCAGGTCGACGCCCTGCGCGGCTCGCTCACCATCCGCAGCCGCGACCGGCTGCTGGCCACACCGGTCGTCGGCGAGCTCTTGCGCCTTCTCCTCCGCGTCGCCAAGACCCGTCAGAACCCTTCCTGGCGCCGGATCGTCCAGAAGTCGTCCGAGAGACCGCGGTTGGCGAGGTAGTCGTACGGCATCGTGAAGTACCCGTTCATGCCCCAGCCGGTGCCCCACGAGTTCCGGACGAGGAAGCGCTTCTTCGCGTCGTCGTAGCCCACCGCCAGCACCGCGTGCCCTCCGAGCACTTTCTCCCTCGGCCTCGGCATCGGGACCACGCCAGTCTCCGCCACCCGGGCGGACTCGAACGTCTCGTAGACGGTGAAGCCGAAGACGAACGGGTAGCCGTCGGCGAGGCATGCCCGCATCTCGTTGACCGTCTGCAGACGGGCATACGCGGTGACCTGGTGATCGGCCGCTTCCCGGTAACACGCGGCGCTCGGCTTCACCGTGAACTTCGAGATCACGTACGGCCACTTCTTCTCCGCGCAGACGCCCTGCTTGACGAGCGTCTTGATGCCGTCCCGGAGCATGGCGCCCGCATCCTCGCTGACGGTGTGCTCGATCACCCGCTCGTCGTAGTAGATGAACAGCCGACTCACGTTCACCAGCGGGACGCGGTCCTTCTTCTCGAGGAACTCCACCGCGCCGGCGAGCGCATTGGCCGTGCAGCTCCCGAGGTCTCCTTGATCCTCGACCGGTGAGCACCCGCGGCGGAGGTCGACCGACGAGGGCAGCCGCGCCGGTACCCTGTGCACCGCGCCGTACAGGATGTCGCGGTGATCCGGCAGGTCGGGGATCCAGCCGTAGCCGAGCTTCAGCCCGGTCTCCTTGCGTCTCGCTCCCCGCTTCATCGCCGCCATACCGTCCTCCTCGCCGGGTCAACCGGGCGGCACCAGCGTTTCCCTGGTGAGGATGCGCTGAAAGACGAACTTCTCGTAGGCCGCCGCCACCTGCGTCCCGTCGACGACGAGCAGGTTCTCGTCGTTGTGCTTCTCGGCGGCATTGGTCCAGTTGAAGCTGCCGGTGCAGACGGTCTTGCCGTCGAAAATTCCCACCTTGTTGTGCATCAACGCCGTCTGCTTCACCGCGACATGAACCGCGACGCCCGCCTGCCGCAGCTTCTCGATCAACTGCTTCTGTACGGGGTTCTCCGGACTCTGGCTCTGCTCGGCATCGGTGACGACGGCCACCGTGACGCCGCGTTTCCGCGCGGCGATCATCGCGTCGACGATGCGTCGCTCCGTGAGCG
It encodes the following:
- a CDS encoding DUF1669 domain-containing protein, yielding MPTERLAAHGTVRGVFFSLGTTPSHDPQLDCAKAIIDLFNAARKTAHVAIFTLTERRIVDAMIAARKRGVTVAVVTDAEQSQSPENPVQKQLIEKLRQAGVAVHVAVKQTALMHNKVGIFDGKTVCTGSFNWTNAAEKHNDENLLVVDGTQVAAAYEKFVFQRILTRETLVPPG
- a CDS encoding peptidase, whose translation is MKRGARRKETGLKLGYGWIPDLPDHRDILYGAVHRVPARLPSSVDLRRGCSPVEDQGDLGSCTANALAGAVEFLEKKDRVPLVNVSRLFIYYDERVIEHTVSEDAGAMLRDGIKTLVKQGVCAEKKWPYVISKFTVKPSAACYREAADHQVTAYARLQTVNEMRACLADGYPFVFGFTVYETFESARVAETGVVPMPRPREKVLGGHAVLAVGYDDAKKRFLVRNSWGTGWGMNGYFTMPYDYLANRGLSDDFWTIRRQEGF